The Natator depressus isolate rNatDep1 chromosome 21, rNatDep2.hap1, whole genome shotgun sequence genomic sequence GCGGGCAGCTGCGGAGTGTCCCGCGTGGGGAGCCCCCCGGAGCCCGGCGGCTGGGCCGAGTCCGCCCGGGGGTGATCCCCGCGCCGGGGCGGGGGCGAGTCCCCGGGCTCTGAGGGCGGCCCCGCAGGGCTCCCAGGGCCTGCCGGGGGGTCGGGTCGCCGCTCCGCAGCTCCCGGCcctgggcagcccctgagccctgtcggtctccctccctcccgcagcATGGGCACCCTGGCGCTGGAGCTCTACTGGAAACACGCGCCCAAGACCTGTAAGAACTTCGCGGAGTTAGCCAGGCGCGGGTATTACAACGGCACAAAGTTCCACAGGATCATTAAAGACTTCGTGATCCAAGGGGGCGATCCCACCGGGACAGGTAAGGCCCCCAGTGGAAACGGCTGGGCTGGGTACCCCCTGGGAGCCCCGTCGGCGCTTCACGGGTGCAGGGGGCGCGAGTGTCTGTGGGAGCGAAACCTCCTTGTTAGGGGGCGCGAGCAGACCTCAAGGAAGCCTGTGTGTAATCCTCGTGCGTGGTGACACTTCCCGCTCCCGCCTGTGCCCTCATCTGCGGCCCCCAGGGCTGTCCATCCCAGGGAGGCCAGAGGGCTGAACGAGGTGGAAAGCAAAGAGGAAGGATGCCCCAGTGTTCAGGACACTAATATGAGACTTggggaaacccaggttcagttccctgcgcCCATAAAGATTTCTTGTATGACGCCAACCAAGTCACTTAGGTTATCAGCCTACACTTAAGGCTGCATGTAGAGTACAGATACAGTTCGTCCAGCTAGCCTGGGTATAAACAggagtgtagatggtgaggcgcagcttaggcaagtagagtagAGTGTCTGACGTGCCTGAAGCCCCAGGGCATAAACCCTACATGCTGTCTAAGCCCCCAAGCAGGGCCTCCTACCTCGACACTGGTATTTTCAGCCCTGTCGTgtcctgctgctgcctcccactgccagagtctttccccatTGCAGTGAAAGATTCCAGCAGCGGAGAaaaggctctggtggggggaggcagtggggaaaaggctctggcaggggggagctgctggagcctttccctgctgccagagcctttcagtGTAGTGTGCAACTCGATGTGTCATGCCTATACTCTACACCAGGGGtctgcaacctttcagaagtggtgtgccgagtcttcatttattcactctaatttaaggttttgcgtgccagtaataagaATCCATGCTGAACTGCTCCCACTCTTGGCCCTGTCTGCACCcttcactgccccaggctggggtgagagggccacacctggggctgggagcagagccccgggccggcagccaggacccggCATCGTCAGCAGGCTGGGcagggccggtggctgggaccccaggccagcagcagagccccccggaccagtggccgAGACCCAGGGCTGGCGGTGGGCTGAGTGAGGCCGGTGGCtggaaccccagctggcaggggccggtGGCCAGTactccaggccagcagcagagccccttGGACCTGGGCCCAGCTGTGGGCTGAGGGGGCCTGCAGACGGAACCCCGGCTGGCAGTGGGccagcagacggaaccccaggccggcagcagagccccTGGGACCGGTGGCCGTGACCTGGggttggcagcaggctgagcggggccggcggacgGAACTCTGGCTGGCAGAGGGCCAGCAGCTGGTACCTCAGGCCAACAGTGGAGCCCCTGGGACTGGTGGTCAGGACCCAGggagtgtgagtgccactgaaaatcagctcgcgtgccatctttggcacgtgtgccataggttgcctgcccctgctccacacGCTACCGTTAGCGTAGATATAGCCTTAGTTGTTCtgggtctcagttccccatctgtaaagtgtaACTAATAGTACAGCCCTACCTCCCGGAGGGTGTGAGGTTAAATATTTTACAGATTGTGAGATGCTTCGATTCTATGGCCATCGGAGCCTTATTAGATACGTTACCTGGAAGCAGAGTAAGTGCCCAGTGGCAATGTGAAAGCGGCAGCGGCCCCTAACCACAGTGGTCCCAGTTTCTAGACTTGCAGGTTCCTACAACATGAGTACTACTCTGTTGTTATTGAGACAGTAAATATCAgaatgccacaatataaatccatagtacacccaGTCCTTGAACAGTGCAATGCAGCtctggtcgccccatcttaaaaaagatacattagaaaggCAACAAAAACGATGAGGGACACGGAACAGCttccgtgtgaggagagattaaaaagactgggactgttcagcgtGGAGAAGAGACGATGCGGGGTCTGTGATCGAGGTCTGTACCATCACGACGGGGGTGGAGAGAGTGACCAGGGacgtgttgtttaccccttcacatgacataaaaaccaggggtcacccgataaacctgctgcctgttaatttcaacactaacaaaaggaagtagtccttcacacaacgcacagtcagcctgtggaacttgttgccaggggatgttgtgaaggccaaaagtataacaggattcaaaaaagaattagatcagttcatggaggacaggttcttcaatggctattagccaagatgggctcTTGTTATCTCtcaacctctgactgccagacacggggactggatgatgggatggatcacttgataattgccctgttctgttcattccctctgaagcatctggcaccagccactgttggaagacaggatactgggctagatggcccattggtctCATCCAGTCTGGCTGTTCGTATGTTCTTAGTTATTGGCCACCCCACTGTTCCTGTGCTGGCTGATAATTTATACGTCTGTCTCTCTAGTCTTTATTGCTGAGCATCACACGTCGGCAATAGAATTGATCAAACCCCATTTCTTAGACTGTTGGCTGGCACTTGTATGATGGTGAGAGTAGTCCTGAATGGGTACCATGGCTTTCCGAACTGACATATCTGCTTTTCTCTGCTGGGCAGGTAGAGGGGGTGCATCCATCTATGGGAAGCAGTTTGAAGATGAACTTCATCCAGAACTAAAATTTACAGGTAAGTCCCATTTGATGGACTTGtgtgggtgtttttgttttgttaacctTGCAGGTTGGGCATAGCACCAATTTAGGGCTCAGTCCCACTGTCCTTATGCAGAAGTCATTGGGAGTCTGGGTagagtgagggctgcagggttgGTAGCTCTTAACGACAAATGAAGCATTAAAGAGACTGTTGGCAGGAAATGAAAAAGTAACAACTAACTAGGGTCGCCATGCGGACAAATAAACAGTAACATGGCAGCCTCTCCTCTTTAAACGAATGGAATCAAGGAGCTATGACCCTAAGCTTGCAGAGTTAATGCTGCAGCTGTCCTGTTTTCAGCTAAGTAGTCTCTTCCCAAGAATAGTTAATCAGTGGTCTAACACCAGCAGAACTCCTTGTGCTAAATCACAAATCCCGAGGGCTGAATGATATGTTTGCCTCCTTAAAATTATTTCTGTGAATTAAGGTAAAGGTTGGCTGGGTTGTTACAAACACAATGTTCCAAATTCGGCTGGGAGTGCAGTGTGGCGATAGGCTTCCTGTGTAGTACAGCTGAACTGTTCTTATATTATAATTCAGCTCTTAAAGACCTCAAATGCGAGGGCTCTTGGGCCCCCTTCTGTTGTTTATACAGGAGTTAGAATGCACTGGAGTCCGCATGGAAACAAATCACAGTATGGGAGTCTCACTTAATTAAAATTACCCTAGCTGAGCACACAAAGGATGTTTAACAGGAGTAGAGAGTAACTGTAAGAAGCTTTTTGCTGTATTTAAATTCATTGTTTGATTCTGGTAATTAAGCCATATGACTGGATCCTTAGTTGCTACCAGAAGTAATTGGCTTAGGAAGAGACTGATCTGTtttttgggtttggtttggtttttaactgAAACTGGCTTCAGATCTTCAGTCTTAGGGCAGGTTACTAACTCGTACCCTTTCTTTCAAAGGTGCAGGAATCCTTGCCATGGCTAACGCCGGCCCAGACACAAATGGTAGTCAGTTCTTTATAACCTTGGCACCAACCCAGTGGCTCGATGGGAAGCACACTATCTTTGGCCGTGTTTGCCAGGGGATCGGGATGGTGAATAGAGTGGGCATGGTGGAGACAAATGCCCAAGATCGCCCAGTCGATGATGTGAAGATTCTGAAGGCTTACCCATCGGGTTAGACCAGAGTTCTCTGCAGTTAATGTGTTGGCCGCTCCCATGTGTTAAATCCTTTATCCCCCATGGGATTGTCCTGTCATTCCAGGGAATGCAAGCGAGTGGCTTAGGCCCAACGTTTACGTACTTTACAATCTATTTGAGGCAgagcttttgttcttttttttaagtaaagtggatttaaaaatatctacaaTTAGTTTGCCCAGGAACTAAAGTGAACCGGATTCTTTTTGAGAGTGCTAGCAGTGCTGTGTCTCTGAGCTGCCTCCTGCCACGCTGGGGAAAGGGTCTCTTGTCAAAGCCTCGTGGCCTGAAATcacccctgctgagccctgttTTGGTTGGTGTGCCCAGGGTGCAAGTACCCACCATGCCACCCCTCTGCTCTCTGTTCTGGGAACTGTCTCATGCAAAGGCCCCACAGAGCACATGGCTGGCACGCCATGCATGCTCACAACTGCACGGCAATCCAGTGTGCAGGATGGCTCTTGGGTCTCAGCAGCAAAGGAGCAATAACAGGGTTGCAGCACCCTCTCCTTTGAGGGTGAGGAAGTTGGCATGTCGAGTTAAGGAAGATTCTAATCAGGAGAGTCTGACATTTGTTGGTAAACGTTGGGCCTAGCCAGCTTGACGGCATCCCCTTTAACATGCTCTGCGAGCTGGGCAATCAGTGACTTTCTTATTTTTCCACAAGGCAACCAAAAGGCCATGTTAATCTATAGGATCATTTGAACCAAGAGTACAGTGGAACATGATTAATGTGCCAAACTGGACTAGGAGAACAGGCAGTGGGAACTTTTTCCCCAGCTCCCAAGAGTCTACTACAGCAGGTGGGGCTACCTTAAATGTCATTCATTTTTAGAATTAACTTGTAAGGAGAATCTACAGGTTCCTGGAGAAGAGCAGACTCTTCCATGGCCTCTAGGATGGGGATACTGACTCCCCCTCTCTCAGAGAACTGAGTTTCTGTGAAATCTAATTCAGTCCCCCCTTACAGCTCCTTGTTGCAGGAAGACGTGTGTGTGCGTGCTTGTGAGACCAGTGTGCTCTTTATACTCTTTGTAATACATggattttcttaaaataaaggtCTGAAATGCATTCTGTAGAGAACATGGTTGCTGATGTGGGGCAGGAGTCAACAGCGTCAATGGACCTGCAACTCCATTGCTTTAATACAACTTCTTTTAAAGTGGAAGAACATTCCCGCTGAAATAAGGCTTTCAGGATCTGCCTCAAATGCCACTGAAAGCACCTCCTGCTGTGTGCTTATCTGCTGGCAAAACTTAATAGCTTCTAGGGCCTCTGATTGAAGAGCTTCTCTACTGGGGGGACAGCAGTCTCCTGAAGAGAGGCAAGTAAGCAAACAATGACTGGTTTGTTTCAAGGGGACTGCTCTTACACTAGCTGGAGTAGGCTGAGGCAAGTTCACTGCTGCTATGATCTCTGGCCCTGGAAATGCTAACTAGGTAGAGGGGTGTCTGGTTTCACTGGGTGTGCAAAGGTGACTCCTGTAGGGAGCTGGTTGCTCGGAAGAAATCTCTCCACTCACCTGTGGTACCCTGCAAATGTATGTGACTCCTTGAACGAcccgatgtctagttggcagctggtatcaagcggagtgccccaagggttggtcctgggatcggtttttgttcaacatcttcattaatgatctggatgatgggatggattgcaccctcagcaagttcacaaatgacactaaactgggggagaggtagatatgttggagggtagggatagggtccagagtgacttagacaaattggaggattgggacaaaagaaatctaatgaggttcaacaaggacaagtgcagagtcctgcacttaggaaggaagaatcccatgcactgctacagattagggaccgctaagcagcagttctgtagaaaaggacctgaggattacagtggacaagaagctagatatgagtcaacagtgtgcccttgttgccaggaagctattcggcactggtgaggccacatctggagtattggaGACATCTGGAGACATTCCAGAAAACTAGAAAAGGGGGAATACAGTGCCcagctataaaaagggaaataaggacaaccctgggaattagaccagtcagtttaacttctgtatccggaaagataatggagcaaataattaagaaatcaatttgcaaacactttgaagagaatgaggtgataagtaacggtcagcatggatttgtcaagaacaaataatgtcaaaccaatgtgatagctttctttgacagggtaacaagccttgtcgATGGCGGGAGCTGTAgctgtggtatatcttgactttagtaaggcttttgatactatctcacatgaccttctcataaacaaactagggaaatacaacctaaatggagctactatgCGGTGcttgcataactggttggaaaatcgttcccagagagtagttatcagtggttcgcagtcatgctggaagggcctaatgagtggggtccctcagggatcggttctgcgtctggttctgttcaatatcttcatcaatgatttagataatggcatagagagtacacttataaagtttgtggatgataccaagctgggaggggttgcaagtgctttggaggataggattaaaattcaaaatgatctggacgaactgaagtaaataggatgaaattcaataaggacaaatgcaaagtactccacttaggaaggaacaatcagtagcacacatacaaaatgagaaatgactgcctaggaaggagtactgcggaaagggatctggggatcatagtggaccacaagctaaatatgagtcaacagtataacactgttgcaaaaaaagcaaacctcattctgggatgtattagcatgagtattgtaagcaagacacgagaagtaattattccactctactccgcgctgataaggcctcaagtGGAGTATCCAGTTCtcggcaccacat encodes the following:
- the PPIL1 gene encoding peptidyl-prolyl cis-trans isomerase-like 1, translating into MAAVPPDSWQPPAVSMETTMGTLALELYWKHAPKTCKNFAELARRGYYNGTKFHRIIKDFVIQGGDPTGTGRGGASIYGKQFEDELHPELKFTGAGILAMANAGPDTNGSQFFITLAPTQWLDGKHTIFGRVCQGIGMVNRVGMVETNAQDRPVDDVKILKAYPSG